A window of Sphingomonas adhaesiva contains these coding sequences:
- a CDS encoding outer membrane protein assembly factor BamD encodes MRTPLFRPLTLGLLAALALPVTGCARNSAKGDLPYVARDVGTLYSAAKQRLDQGRYKEAAALFDEVERQHPYSVWARRAQLMGAFSYYLNRDYTQAIQGAQRFLSVHPGNRDAPYAYYLVAMSYYEQISDVSRDQKITQQAQDSLGELMRRYPNTRYAADARLKLDLVRDHLAGKEMEVGRFYERRRQWLAATLRFRRVIDQYQTTTHTPEALMRLTETYLALGVRDEARKAAAVLGANYPGTDWYQRAYKLMGENPATPIAPLAPGETVVPPPPRPQVEVLEPLPEGAAKPAAPAPAPPTPTTTGGDNPAGATGATGGTPAPGLPPA; translated from the coding sequence ATGCGTACCCCCCTTTTCCGCCCGCTCACGCTCGGGCTCCTCGCCGCGCTCGCGCTTCCCGTCACCGGTTGTGCGCGTAACAGCGCCAAGGGCGACCTGCCCTATGTCGCGCGCGACGTCGGCACGCTGTATTCCGCCGCCAAGCAGCGGCTGGACCAGGGCCGCTACAAGGAAGCCGCCGCGCTGTTCGACGAGGTGGAGCGCCAGCACCCCTATTCGGTATGGGCCCGCCGGGCGCAGCTGATGGGTGCGTTCAGCTATTATCTGAACCGCGATTACACGCAGGCGATCCAGGGCGCGCAGCGCTTCCTGTCGGTCCACCCCGGCAACCGCGACGCGCCTTATGCCTATTATCTCGTCGCGATGAGCTATTACGAGCAGATCAGCGACGTCAGCCGCGATCAGAAGATCACGCAGCAGGCGCAGGATTCGCTGGGCGAGTTGATGCGGCGCTATCCCAACACCCGCTATGCCGCGGATGCGCGGCTGAAGCTGGACCTGGTGCGCGACCATCTGGCGGGCAAGGAGATGGAGGTCGGCCGCTTCTACGAGCGTCGCCGCCAGTGGCTCGCCGCGACGCTGCGCTTCCGCCGCGTGATCGACCAGTATCAGACGACGACGCATACGCCCGAGGCGCTGATGCGGCTGACCGAGACATATCTGGCGCTGGGCGTCCGCGACGAGGCGCGCAAGGCCGCCGCGGTGCTGGGCGCGAACTATCCCGGCACCGACTGGTACCAGCGCGCCTACAAGCTGATGGGGGAAAATCCCGCGACGCCGATCGCGCCGCTGGCACCGGGCGAGACGGTCGTCCCGCCGCCGCCGCGTCCGCAGGTCGAGGTGCTGGAGCCGCTGCCCGAGGGCGCGGCCAAGCCCGCCGCGCCGGCCCCGGCCCCGCCCACCCCGACGACGACCGGGGGCGACAACCCCGCCGGTGCGACGGGGGCGACCGGGGGCACGCCGGCGCCGGGGCTGCCGCCGGCCTGA
- the recN gene encoding DNA repair protein RecN, producing MLTALSIRDVVLIEALDLEFGPGLGVLTGETGAGKSILLDALGLALGRRGETSLVRSGAAQAVVTATFDAPAGVADLLTGNGLEIDAGEPLIVRRIVKADGGSRAFVNDQPAAAALLREIGAMLVEIHGQHDDRGLLAATGHRALLDAYAKGGTREVAQAHAAWRAATAALDEARDGIAAARRDREWLEHAVGELTTLAPEPGEEEALAERRRTMQRAEKIADDLNAVSGHLEGSGGALTHLRQAARVLERIAEDHPALGEALAAVDRAVIEGAVAEEKLRDASIALMHDPRALEDDEERLFELRAMARKHRVQPDELAALADDLRGRLERLDAGEQGLAGLEARVATARAAYEKAAAALSAIRSAAAARLDAAVAAELAPLKLDAARFRTVVAPLDERDWSAAGRDRVEFEIATNPGAPFGPLAKIASGGELSRFILALKVALAEEGGAATMIFDEIDRGVGGAVASAIGDRLARLATATQLLVVTHSPQVAARGATHLLIAKSSDGTVTRTGVRPLDAGERREEIARMLSGATVTDEARAQAERLLAG from the coding sequence ATGCTGACCGCGCTATCCATCCGTGACGTCGTGCTGATCGAGGCGCTGGACCTGGAGTTCGGCCCCGGGCTGGGCGTGCTGACCGGCGAGACCGGGGCGGGCAAATCGATCCTGCTCGACGCGCTCGGGCTCGCGCTGGGGCGGCGCGGCGAAACCTCGCTGGTGCGCAGCGGCGCGGCGCAGGCGGTGGTGACCGCCACCTTCGACGCGCCTGCGGGCGTCGCGGACCTGCTGACCGGCAACGGGCTGGAGATCGACGCCGGCGAGCCGCTGATCGTGCGCCGTATCGTGAAGGCGGACGGCGGCAGCCGCGCCTTCGTCAACGATCAGCCCGCCGCCGCCGCGCTGCTGCGCGAGATCGGCGCGATGCTGGTCGAAATCCACGGCCAGCACGACGATCGCGGGCTGCTGGCGGCGACCGGGCACCGCGCGCTGCTCGACGCCTATGCAAAGGGCGGCACGCGCGAGGTGGCGCAGGCGCATGCCGCATGGCGCGCCGCGACGGCGGCGCTGGACGAGGCCCGCGACGGTATCGCCGCGGCACGGCGCGACCGCGAGTGGCTGGAGCATGCGGTCGGCGAACTGACCACGCTGGCGCCCGAACCGGGCGAGGAGGAGGCGCTCGCCGAGCGCCGCCGCACGATGCAGCGCGCGGAGAAGATCGCCGACGATCTGAATGCGGTCAGCGGACATCTGGAGGGCAGCGGCGGCGCGCTGACGCATCTGCGCCAGGCCGCGCGTGTGCTGGAGCGGATCGCGGAGGATCATCCCGCGCTCGGCGAGGCATTGGCCGCGGTCGACCGCGCGGTGATCGAGGGCGCGGTGGCCGAGGAAAAGCTGCGCGACGCCTCGATCGCGCTGATGCACGATCCGCGCGCGCTGGAGGACGACGAGGAGCGATTGTTCGAGCTGCGCGCGATGGCGCGCAAGCACCGCGTCCAGCCCGACGAGCTGGCGGCGCTGGCGGACGATCTGCGCGGGCGACTGGAACGGCTCGACGCGGGCGAACAGGGGCTGGCCGGGCTGGAGGCGCGCGTCGCCACCGCGCGCGCCGCCTATGAGAAAGCCGCCGCGGCGCTGAGTGCGATCCGCAGCGCGGCCGCCGCGCGGCTGGACGCCGCAGTGGCCGCCGAGCTGGCCCCGCTCAAGCTGGACGCGGCGCGTTTCCGCACGGTAGTCGCCCCGCTCGACGAGCGCGACTGGTCGGCGGCGGGGCGCGACCGGGTGGAGTTCGAGATCGCGACGAACCCCGGCGCGCCGTTCGGCCCGCTGGCGAAGATCGCGTCGGGGGGCGAATTGTCGCGCTTCATCCTGGCGCTGAAGGTCGCGCTGGCGGAGGAAGGCGGGGCGGCGACGATGATCTTCGACGAGATCGATCGCGGCGTCGGCGGCGCGGTCGCCTCCGCGATCGGCGACCGGCTCGCGCGGCTGGCGACGGCGACGCAATTGCTGGTGGTGACCCACAGCCCGCAGGTCGCCGCACGCGGTGCGACGCACCTGCTGATCGCGAAGTCGAGCGACGGCACCGTGACGCGCACCGGCGTCCGCCCGCTCGACGCCGGCGAACGCCGCGAGGAGATCGCGCGGATGCTGTCGGGCGCGACCGTCACCGACGAGGCGCGCGCGCAGGCGGAGCGGCTGCTGGCGGGCTGA
- a CDS encoding glycosidase, with translation MTVEHLYDALIFGPDDVDLSRSPLAGRIDAETYVLGAFNPGMTRLPNGNLLLMVRVAEALRHPIADGRIHAIRWSGDADGGGYRLDAWPLALVDTSDPRKFMMRGGGWRVMALTSLSWLLPVELDGEGRSVVAVHYDRAIAPRASYQCYGVEDARISRVDGRYYMTTCSVSPERHSTTLYTSDDALDWTLEGIVLDHQNKDMLIFEGKVQGRFWAQTRPLGDLYFAYPPDSEWRSGPSINLATSPDALHWKPHDRPGLRAHAATTATARMGGGAPPVLAQVDGREGWLTLWHGVEPSGVVGIYRTYWTLLDRDDPSVALATSHTPLLEPAPALTEAMKERMYLDDVVFTTGIADGGAHWVVASGEADLACRITHVAKGAVTAE, from the coding sequence ATGACGGTGGAGCATCTGTACGACGCGTTGATCTTCGGACCCGACGACGTCGACCTGTCGCGATCGCCGCTGGCGGGCCGGATCGATGCGGAGACCTATGTGCTCGGCGCGTTCAACCCCGGCATGACGCGGCTGCCGAACGGCAATCTGCTGCTGATGGTGCGCGTCGCGGAGGCGCTGCGCCACCCGATCGCCGATGGCAGGATCCACGCGATCCGCTGGTCGGGCGATGCGGATGGGGGCGGCTATCGCCTCGACGCCTGGCCGCTGGCGCTGGTCGATACGTCCGATCCGCGCAAGTTCATGATGCGCGGCGGCGGGTGGCGGGTGATGGCGCTCACCTCGCTGTCGTGGCTGCTGCCGGTCGAGCTCGACGGCGAGGGCAGGAGCGTGGTGGCGGTCCATTACGACCGCGCGATCGCGCCGCGTGCGTCCTACCAATGCTACGGCGTCGAGGATGCGCGGATCAGCCGTGTCGACGGGCGCTATTACATGACCACCTGTTCGGTCAGTCCGGAGCGGCACTCGACCACGCTCTACACCAGCGACGATGCGCTCGACTGGACGCTGGAGGGGATCGTCCTCGATCACCAGAACAAGGACATGCTGATCTTCGAGGGGAAGGTGCAGGGCAGGTTCTGGGCGCAGACGCGGCCGCTCGGCGATCTGTATTTCGCCTATCCGCCCGACAGCGAATGGCGATCGGGGCCGTCGATCAACCTCGCCACCTCGCCCGACGCGCTCCACTGGAAGCCGCACGACCGCCCCGGCCTCCGCGCGCATGCGGCGACGACCGCCACCGCGCGGATGGGCGGCGGCGCGCCGCCGGTGCTGGCGCAGGTCGACGGGCGCGAAGGGTGGCTTACCCTGTGGCACGGGGTTGAGCCGTCGGGCGTCGTCGGCATCTATCGCACCTATTGGACGCTGCTCGACCGCGACGATCCGTCGGTGGCGCTGGCGACCAGCCACACGCCGCTGCTGGAGCCAGCGCCCGCGCTGACGGAGGCGATGAAGGAGCGGATGTACCTCGACGACGTCGTCTTCACGACGGGTATCGCGGACGGTGGCGCGCATTGGGTGGTGGCAAGCGGGGAGGCCGACCTCGCGTGCCGCATCACGCACGTGGCGAAGGGGGCGGTGACGGCGGAGTGA
- a CDS encoding alpha/beta fold hydrolase, with translation MSEYRDLFWWSADGIRLHARDYPGPAESDAPPVVCMAGLTRNARDFATLAATLSATRRVIAVDFRGRGESGYARDPMTYVPLTYAQDVVALLEEEKIHRFVAIGTSLGGIVTMLLAGMLPGRIAAAVLNDVGPEIEAAGLARIRGYVGRSSTWPTWMHAARGVQEMNADAYPDWGIEQWLAMAKRLYRLNSAGRIVLDYDMKIAEPFRLPGGEAGPDMWRALAALAGVPVLVVRGGRSDILSAATARRMVEALPQGALLTLPGVGHAPTLDEPEAVAAIEATLRASPEQPA, from the coding sequence ATGTCCGAATATCGGGATCTGTTCTGGTGGTCCGCCGATGGCATCCGGCTTCACGCGCGCGATTATCCCGGCCCGGCGGAGAGCGACGCACCCCCGGTCGTCTGCATGGCCGGGCTGACCCGCAACGCGCGCGACTTCGCGACGCTGGCCGCCACGCTGTCCGCGACGCGGCGCGTGATCGCGGTCGATTTCCGCGGTCGCGGCGAGAGCGGCTATGCCAGGGACCCGATGACCTATGTCCCGCTGACCTATGCGCAGGACGTGGTGGCGCTGCTGGAGGAGGAGAAGATCCACCGCTTCGTCGCGATCGGCACGTCGCTGGGCGGGATCGTCACCATGCTGCTGGCGGGGATGCTGCCGGGGCGGATCGCCGCCGCCGTGCTCAACGACGTCGGGCCGGAGATCGAGGCGGCGGGCCTCGCCCGCATCCGCGGCTATGTCGGCAGGTCGAGCACCTGGCCGACCTGGATGCACGCCGCGCGCGGGGTGCAGGAAATGAACGCCGACGCCTATCCCGACTGGGGGATCGAGCAATGGCTGGCGATGGCCAAGCGGCTGTACCGGCTCAATTCCGCGGGCCGGATCGTGCTGGACTACGACATGAAGATCGCCGAGCCGTTCCGCCTGCCCGGCGGGGAGGCGGGGCCGGACATGTGGCGCGCGCTGGCCGCGCTGGCGGGGGTCCCGGTGCTGGTCGTGCGCGGCGGGCGCTCCGACATCCTGTCCGCGGCAACGGCGCGGCGCATGGTCGAGGCGCTGCCGCAGGGGGCGCTGCTGACGCTGCCCGGCGTCGGCCATGCGCCCACGCTGGACGAGCCGGAGGCGGTCGCCGCGATCGAGGCGACCTTGCGCGCGTCCCCGGAACAACCCGCTTAG
- a CDS encoding protein adenylyltransferase SelO family protein, whose protein sequence is MAFDPQAYRPERTILTLGDAFYDPVAAADFPDARLRWRNDRAAAEVGAGTLDDGEWVRHFGRFAPLPGSLDRPLALRYHGHQFRTYNPELGDGRGFTFAQLRDRNGRLMDLGTKGSGQTPWSRFGDGRLTLKGGVREVLASEMLEALNVPTSRTFSLIETGEALERNDEPSPTRSAVLVRLSHGHIRIGTFQRLAYLRDEDGLRRLTAYALQELYGEDGDDPVRLLALVVERTARLAARYMAAGFVHGVLNTDNINVTGESFDYGPWRFAPTWDPGFVAAYFDQTGLYAFGRQPEAIHWNAMQLAVALRPLVEAEPLIAELDRFPALYQPAVTAAILWRLGRTPRSADEDRALVQEVERALRITGVGIDRFFFDAFAQAPPDSYGSEWDAARALLDRHAPRAARDHEYWRGSPRSMLIEEVEAIWHAIAQADDWTPFHDTVAQIRAMGVALA, encoded by the coding sequence ATGGCTTTCGACCCGCAAGCATATCGACCCGAGCGGACCATCCTGACGCTCGGCGACGCCTTCTACGATCCCGTCGCCGCCGCGGACTTTCCGGACGCGCGGCTGCGCTGGCGCAACGACCGCGCCGCGGCGGAGGTGGGCGCGGGCACGCTCGACGATGGGGAGTGGGTGCGCCATTTCGGCCGCTTCGCCCCCCTGCCCGGCTCGCTCGATCGGCCGCTGGCGCTGCGCTATCACGGCCACCAGTTCCGCACCTACAACCCGGAGCTGGGCGACGGCCGCGGCTTCACCTTCGCGCAACTGCGCGATCGGAACGGCCGGCTGATGGACCTCGGGACCAAGGGTTCGGGCCAGACGCCGTGGAGCCGCTTCGGCGACGGCCGCCTGACGCTGAAGGGCGGCGTGCGCGAGGTGCTGGCGAGCGAGATGCTGGAGGCGCTGAACGTCCCCACCTCGCGCACGTTCTCGCTGATCGAGACCGGCGAGGCGCTGGAGCGCAACGACGAGCCCTCCCCCACGCGCTCGGCGGTGCTGGTGCGGCTCAGCCACGGGCATATCCGCATCGGCACGTTCCAGCGGCTGGCGTATCTGCGCGACGAGGACGGGCTGCGACGGCTCACCGCCTACGCCCTGCAAGAGCTGTATGGCGAGGACGGCGACGATCCCGTCCGGCTGCTGGCGCTGGTGGTGGAGCGCACCGCGCGGCTGGCGGCGCGCTACATGGCGGCGGGGTTCGTCCACGGCGTGCTGAATACGGACAATATCAACGTCACCGGGGAGAGCTTCGACTACGGCCCGTGGCGGTTCGCGCCGACGTGGGACCCCGGTTTCGTCGCCGCCTATTTCGACCAGACCGGGCTTTACGCCTTCGGCCGGCAGCCCGAGGCGATCCACTGGAACGCGATGCAGCTGGCGGTCGCGCTTCGGCCGCTGGTCGAGGCCGAGCCGCTGATCGCCGAGCTGGACCGCTTCCCCGCGCTCTACCAGCCCGCCGTCACCGCGGCGATCCTGTGGCGGCTGGGGCGGACGCCCCGGTCTGCGGACGAGGATCGCGCGCTGGTGCAGGAGGTGGAGCGCGCGCTGCGCATCACCGGGGTCGGCATCGACCGCTTCTTCTTCGATGCCTTCGCACAGGCGCCGCCCGACAGCTACGGCAGCGAATGGGATGCCGCGCGCGCGCTGCTGGACCGCCATGCCCCGCGCGCGGCGCGCGACCACGAATACTGGCGCGGCAGCCCGCGATCGATGCTGATCGAGGAGGTCGAGGCGATCTGGCACGCGATCGCACAGGCCGACGACTGGACACCGTTCCACGATACCGTCGCGCAGATCCGCGCGATGGGCGTTGCACTCGCGTAA
- the astD gene encoding succinylglutamate-semialdehyde dehydrogenase, which produces MADLISYEPATGAELWRGPIGDVELEVATARDGFMPWASRSLAYRIETLRRFANVVRQRAEPFADVIARETGKPLWEARTEVDSVIAKVDISVTAYAERTAQRRMDAPMNSRIALRHKPHGVLAVLGPYNFPAHLPNGHIVPALIAGNAVVFKPSEKTPASGIFLVDCLYAAGVPEETVRVLIGGPAEGRALAAHPDIDGLLFTGSARTGIALNRQYAEMPEKILALEMGGNNPIVVWDTPDLHTAAVLVAQSAFTSAGQRCTAARRLIVDQQLADALLAELSKLTARLILGAPHDTPQPFMGPVIDNETADGLTESFLTLLMKGGRPIRHMARPDPARPFVTPGIIDVTDLVERPDVELFGPLLQVVRVDDFDAAIAEANNTRYGLSASLICQTPALFDRFWAGARAGIVNWNKPTNGASSSAPFGGIGWSGNHRPSAYYAADYCAYPVVSNEAEAARAAIGIGLADG; this is translated from the coding sequence ATGGCAGACCTGATCTCCTACGAACCCGCGACCGGCGCGGAGCTGTGGCGCGGGCCGATCGGCGATGTCGAGCTGGAGGTGGCGACCGCGCGCGACGGGTTCATGCCGTGGGCGTCGCGCTCGCTGGCCTATCGGATCGAGACGCTGCGCCGCTTCGCCAACGTCGTGCGCCAGCGCGCCGAGCCGTTCGCCGACGTGATCGCGCGCGAGACGGGCAAGCCGCTGTGGGAGGCGCGCACCGAGGTCGACAGCGTCATCGCCAAGGTCGACATCTCGGTCACCGCTTATGCCGAGCGGACCGCGCAGCGCCGCATGGACGCGCCGATGAACAGCCGCATCGCGCTGCGCCACAAGCCGCATGGCGTGCTGGCGGTATTGGGGCCGTACAATTTCCCCGCGCATCTGCCCAACGGCCATATCGTCCCCGCGCTGATCGCGGGCAATGCGGTCGTCTTCAAACCGTCGGAAAAGACCCCGGCGAGCGGCATCTTCCTGGTCGACTGCCTCTATGCCGCCGGCGTGCCGGAGGAGACGGTGCGCGTCCTGATCGGCGGCCCGGCGGAGGGGCGCGCGCTCGCCGCCCACCCCGATATCGACGGGCTGCTGTTCACCGGCTCCGCGCGCACGGGGATCGCGCTCAACCGCCAATATGCGGAGATGCCGGAGAAGATCCTCGCGCTGGAGATGGGCGGCAACAACCCCATCGTGGTATGGGACACCCCCGACCTGCACACCGCCGCGGTGCTGGTGGCGCAATCCGCCTTCACCAGCGCCGGGCAGCGCTGCACCGCCGCGCGCCGGCTGATCGTCGACCAGCAGCTGGCCGACGCGCTGCTCGCCGAACTGTCGAAGCTGACCGCGCGGCTGATCCTGGGCGCGCCGCACGACACGCCGCAGCCGTTCATGGGGCCGGTCATCGACAACGAGACCGCCGATGGCCTGACCGAAAGCTTCCTGACGCTGCTGATGAAGGGCGGCCGCCCGATCCGCCACATGGCGCGCCCCGATCCGGCGCGCCCGTTCGTCACCCCCGGCATCATCGACGTCACCGATCTGGTCGAGCGACCCGATGTCGAGCTGTTCGGCCCGCTGCTCCAGGTCGTGCGCGTCGACGATTTCGACGCCGCCATCGCGGAGGCGAACAACACCCGCTACGGCCTGTCGGCGTCGCTGATATGCCAGACGCCGGCCCTGTTCGACCGCTTCTGGGCCGGTGCGCGCGCCGGCATCGTCAACTGGAACAAGCCGACCAACGGCGCATCGTCCTCCGCGCCGTTCGGTGGCATCGGCTGGTCGGGCAACCACCGGCCGAGCGCCTATTACGCCGCGGACTATTGCGCCTATCCCGTCGTCTCGAACGAGGCGGAGGCGGCGCGCGCGGCGATCGGCATCGGGCTGGCGGACGGCTGA
- a CDS encoding DUF808 domain-containing protein has protein sequence MASGLVALLDDIAGLTRLAAASLDDVGAAASKAGVKAAGVVVDDTAVTPRYVTGLSPKRELPIIGRIALGSIRNKLLFLLPAALILSAVAPWALAPLLMLGGAFLCFEGAEKVLEAIGGHHAPMEEDVVTDPVALENQKVAGAIRTDFILSAEIMVIALREVSDYALPMQAITLAVVAIAITAGVYGVVALIVKADDVGLYLAQRRSGVARRVGRGLVKGVPYLMSVLSVVGTAAMIWVGGGLLLHSAEEIGFGGPAHWVHHVAEGAGGGAIGWIVNAALSGVLGLIVGAIIAWVVHQVAKMRGH, from the coding sequence ATGGCAAGTGGACTGGTCGCGCTGCTGGACGACATCGCGGGGCTGACCCGGCTGGCCGCCGCCTCTCTCGACGACGTGGGTGCCGCGGCGAGCAAGGCGGGGGTGAAGGCGGCGGGGGTCGTGGTGGACGATACCGCGGTCACGCCGCGCTACGTCACCGGCCTGTCGCCCAAGCGCGAGCTGCCGATCATCGGCAGGATCGCGCTGGGATCGATCCGCAACAAGCTGCTGTTCCTGCTGCCCGCCGCGCTGATCCTGAGCGCGGTCGCCCCCTGGGCGCTGGCCCCGCTGCTGATGCTGGGCGGCGCGTTTCTCTGCTTCGAGGGCGCGGAGAAGGTGCTCGAAGCGATCGGCGGCCATCACGCCCCGATGGAGGAGGATGTCGTCACCGACCCCGTCGCGCTGGAGAATCAGAAGGTTGCCGGCGCGATCCGCACCGACTTCATCCTGTCGGCCGAGATCATGGTGATCGCCCTGCGCGAGGTCAGCGACTATGCGCTGCCGATGCAGGCGATCACGCTCGCGGTGGTCGCCATCGCGATCACCGCGGGCGTCTACGGCGTCGTCGCGCTGATCGTGAAGGCGGACGATGTCGGCCTGTACCTCGCGCAGCGCCGGTCCGGCGTGGCGCGCCGCGTCGGTCGCGGGCTGGTGAAGGGCGTGCCCTATCTGATGAGCGTGCTGTCGGTGGTCGGCACCGCCGCGATGATCTGGGTCGGCGGCGGGCTGCTGCTCCACAGCGCGGAAGAGATCGGCTTCGGCGGACCCGCGCACTGGGTCCACCATGTCGCGGAAGGGGCCGGCGGCGGCGCGATCGGGTGGATCGTCAACGCCGCGCTGTCAGGCGTGCTGGGGCTGATCGTCGGCGCGATCATCGCGTGGGTGGTGCACCAGGTCGCGAAGATGCGCGGGCATTGA
- the cobA gene encoding uroporphyrinogen-III C-methyltransferase, translating into MATLLDPDARGRVILVGAGPGDPGLLTVRAVDALRSADVVVHDGLIDPRVLDIAPPGAQRISVAKRRARHTLPQEAINALIVAHVMAGSVVVRLKGGDPFIFGRGGEEVEAVRAAGLTVEVIPGVSAALGCAAEAMLPLTHRDHSSAVSFVAGQCKGLSEQDWSGLAGQGRTLVIYMGVATAEAIADKLIADGVAPDMPVAVLEKGTLPGHRALRTMLADLGAMVARENVASPAIIVVGEVVELSDAEDKLASYAKVAENMS; encoded by the coding sequence ATGGCAACCTTGCTCGATCCCGATGCGCGCGGCCGCGTCATCCTCGTCGGAGCCGGTCCCGGTGATCCCGGGCTGCTCACCGTTCGCGCGGTCGACGCGCTGCGCAGCGCCGATGTCGTCGTCCACGATGGGCTGATCGACCCGCGCGTGCTCGACATCGCGCCCCCCGGCGCCCAGCGCATCTCGGTCGCCAAGCGCCGCGCGCGTCATACGCTGCCGCAGGAAGCGATCAACGCGCTGATCGTCGCGCATGTCATGGCGGGCAGCGTCGTCGTCCGGCTGAAGGGCGGCGACCCGTTCATCTTCGGCCGCGGGGGCGAGGAAGTCGAGGCGGTGCGCGCCGCCGGGCTGACCGTCGAGGTGATCCCCGGCGTGTCCGCCGCGCTCGGCTGCGCCGCGGAGGCGATGCTGCCGCTCACCCACCGCGACCACAGTTCCGCGGTCAGCTTCGTCGCGGGCCAGTGCAAGGGGCTGTCGGAGCAGGACTGGTCCGGCCTCGCCGGTCAGGGCCGCACGCTCGTGATCTACATGGGGGTCGCGACGGCGGAGGCGATCGCCGACAAGCTGATCGCGGACGGTGTCGCCCCCGACATGCCGGTCGCGGTGCTGGAAAAGGGTACGCTCCCCGGCCATCGCGCGCTCCGGACGATGCTGGCGGACCTGGGCGCCATGGTGGCGCGCGAGAATGTGGCCAGCCCCGCGATCATCGTTGTGGGCGAGGTCGTCGAACTGTCGGATGCGGAGGACAAGCTGGCCTCCTACGCGAAGGTAGCGGAGAATATGTCGTGA
- a CDS encoding DUF2849 domain-containing protein — MKLVTGNDLASGDVIWWTGSDWSRHIEEARDAGDRAEAIAREEEAARRVNGPYVIAATDTPEGPRPAHIKDRIRALGPTVRPDLTLKPADASAGSWVI; from the coding sequence GTGAAGCTGGTGACGGGCAACGATCTGGCGAGCGGCGACGTGATCTGGTGGACCGGCAGCGACTGGTCGCGCCACATCGAGGAAGCGCGCGACGCGGGCGACCGTGCCGAGGCGATCGCGCGCGAGGAGGAGGCGGCGCGGCGCGTCAACGGCCCCTATGTCATTGCCGCGACCGACACGCCCGAGGGTCCGCGCCCGGCGCATATCAAGGACCGCATCCGCGCGCTCGGCCCCACCGTGCGCCCCGACCTGACGTTGAAGCCCGCGGATGCCTCCGCCGGAAGCTGGGTGATCTGA